In one Hemiscyllium ocellatum isolate sHemOce1 chromosome 27, sHemOce1.pat.X.cur, whole genome shotgun sequence genomic region, the following are encoded:
- the LOC132828718 gene encoding gastrula zinc finger protein XlCGF49.1-like produces MDGENSVDKLTGDKPWKCVDCKIGFRYPSQLETHRRTHTGEKPFFCSVCGKRFALSSDLLRHQRVHTDERPFKCPDCGMCFKSSGNLLSHQRVHTDERPFRCSHCGSRFRRSSHLSVHQRTHTGETFSCSNCGKEFTRGSRLLQHQKIHTQPKQLACPECGKGFAELFSLLSHQRVHAGERLFICSKCGKEFTHSSKLLTDQDVQTGKGPFTCPECGKEFTLLATLLTHQHAHKPPLTCPECVRDALC; encoded by the coding sequence ATGGATGGAGAAAACAGTGTTGATAAGCTCACTGGGGACAAACCATGGAAATGTGTGGACTGCAAAATAGGATTCAGATATCCATCTCAGCTGGAAACCCACCGACGtactcacactggagagaagccgTTCTTTTGCTCAGTTTGTGGGAAGAGATTTGCCCTGTCATCTGACCTACTgagacaccagcgggttcacactgatGAGAGACCTTTTAAGTGTCCAGACTGTGGGATGTGCTTTAAAAGTTCTGGGAACCTGCTGTCCCATCAACGTGTTCACACTGATGAAAGGCCATTCAGGTGTTCTCACTGTGGGAGTCGTTTCAGGCGATCGTCCCATCTCTCTGTACACCAGCGAACTCATACTGGGGAAACATTCTCCTGCTCCAACTGTGGGAAAGAATTCACTCGGGGATCCAGATTGCTGCAACACCAGAAAATTCACACTCAGCCGAAACAACTggcctgccctgagtgtgggaagggattcgctGAGTTATTCTCCCTGCTGAGTCACCAGCGGGTTCACGCTGGGGAGAGACTGTTCATATGTTCCAAGTGTGGGAAGGAATTTACTCATTCATCCAAGCTGCTAACAGACCAGGACGTTCAAACTGGGAAGGGGCCTTtcacctgccccgagtgtggcaaAGAATTCACTCTGTTAGCCACTCTGCTGACACATCAGCATGCTCACAAACCACCATTAACCTGtccagagtgtgtgagggacgCACTGTGTTAG